One window of Triticum dicoccoides isolate Atlit2015 ecotype Zavitan chromosome 5A, WEW_v2.0, whole genome shotgun sequence genomic DNA carries:
- the LOC119302332 gene encoding uncharacterized protein LOC119302332 isoform X2 encodes MAGGRAWGRWQRLDEVVHRRGMAAKLVPPTAALEPRRLSLQWHREHGGDRGCWTVGARRGGPCLGRRRHLPATRSFADQLEGRILARWLRPSIVSHSGSEDGHSSCHELHSYYYMLKTSCSPYLHHVVALEAEIRWLLMSGLVAWCLYFRCSINLGCFSHQFWALTLDLEERPMQGGPRSRTVSLA; translated from the exons ATGGCGGGCGGCAGAGCGTGGGGTCGATGGCAGCGGCTGGACGAGGTCGTCCACAGGCGAGGAATGGCCGCCAAGCTTGTTCCTCCGACCGCCGCACTGGAGCCCCGGCGGCTGAGCCTGCAGTGGCACCG GGAGCATGGCGGCGACCGGGGCTGCTGGACAGTAGGGGCTCGCCGAGGTGGTCCATGCCTGGGAAGACGGCGACATCTTCCGGCGACAAG ATCCTTTGCAGATCAATTAGAAGGCAGAATTCTTGCTAGGTGGCTCAGGCCAAGCATCGTTTCACATTCAG GAAGTGAAGACGGCCATTCGTCGTGCCATGAGCTCCATTCATATTACTATATGCTTAAAACATCGTGCTCTCCTTATCTACATCATGTG GTCGCTTTGGAGGCTGAAATCAGGTGGCTGCTCATGTCTGGCTTGGTGGCTTGGTGCCTATATTTTAGATGTTCCATTAATCTTGGCTGCTTTTCTCACCAGTTTTGGGCTTTAACCTTGG ATCTAGAAG AGCGACCAATGCAAGGAGGACCAAGATCTAGGACGGTGAGCCTCGCCTAG
- the LOC119302332 gene encoding uncharacterized protein LOC119302332 isoform X3, translating into MAGGRAWGRWQRLDEVVHRRGMAAKLVPPTAALEPRRLSLQWHREHGGDRGCWTVGARRGGPCLGRRRHLPATRSFADQLEGRILARWLRPSIVSHSGSEDGHSSCHELHSYYYMLKTSCSPYLHHVVALEAEIRWLLMSGLVAWCLYFRCSINLGCFSHQFWALTLERPMQGGPRSRTVSLA; encoded by the exons ATGGCGGGCGGCAGAGCGTGGGGTCGATGGCAGCGGCTGGACGAGGTCGTCCACAGGCGAGGAATGGCCGCCAAGCTTGTTCCTCCGACCGCCGCACTGGAGCCCCGGCGGCTGAGCCTGCAGTGGCACCG GGAGCATGGCGGCGACCGGGGCTGCTGGACAGTAGGGGCTCGCCGAGGTGGTCCATGCCTGGGAAGACGGCGACATCTTCCGGCGACAAG ATCCTTTGCAGATCAATTAGAAGGCAGAATTCTTGCTAGGTGGCTCAGGCCAAGCATCGTTTCACATTCAG GAAGTGAAGACGGCCATTCGTCGTGCCATGAGCTCCATTCATATTACTATATGCTTAAAACATCGTGCTCTCCTTATCTACATCATGTG GTCGCTTTGGAGGCTGAAATCAGGTGGCTGCTCATGTCTGGCTTGGTGGCTTGGTGCCTATATTTTAGATGTTCCATTAATCTTGGCTGCTTTTCTCACCAGTTTTGGGCTTTAACCTTGG AGCGACCAATGCAAGGAGGACCAAGATCTAGGACGGTGAGCCTCGCCTAG
- the LOC119302332 gene encoding uncharacterized protein LOC119302332 isoform X1, protein MAGGRAWGRWQRLDEVVHRRGMAAKLVPPTAALEPRRLSLQWHREHGGDRGCWTVGARRGGPCLGRRRHLPATRSFADQLEGRILARWLRPSIVSHSGSEDGHSSCHELHSYYYMLKTSCSPYLHHVVALEAEIRWLLMSGLVAWCLYFRCSINLGCFSHQFWALTLDLEGCSFFVLLLKICSLSSWLLHHLLFPLFKDVSYTLSPFSSIQISVLPN, encoded by the exons ATGGCGGGCGGCAGAGCGTGGGGTCGATGGCAGCGGCTGGACGAGGTCGTCCACAGGCGAGGAATGGCCGCCAAGCTTGTTCCTCCGACCGCCGCACTGGAGCCCCGGCGGCTGAGCCTGCAGTGGCACCG GGAGCATGGCGGCGACCGGGGCTGCTGGACAGTAGGGGCTCGCCGAGGTGGTCCATGCCTGGGAAGACGGCGACATCTTCCGGCGACAAG ATCCTTTGCAGATCAATTAGAAGGCAGAATTCTTGCTAGGTGGCTCAGGCCAAGCATCGTTTCACATTCAG GAAGTGAAGACGGCCATTCGTCGTGCCATGAGCTCCATTCATATTACTATATGCTTAAAACATCGTGCTCTCCTTATCTACATCATGTG GTCGCTTTGGAGGCTGAAATCAGGTGGCTGCTCATGTCTGGCTTGGTGGCTTGGTGCCTATATTTTAGATGTTCCATTAATCTTGGCTGCTTTTCTCACCAGTTTTGGGCTTTAACCTTGG ATCTAGAAGGTTGCAGCTTCTTTGTTCTCCTACTCAAGATTTGCTCACTTTCTAGCTGGTTGCTGCATCATTTACTTTTTCCTCTGTTCAAGGATGTATCGTACACATTGTCACCTTTTTCCTCTATTCAGATATCGGTGTTGCCTAattaa
- the LOC119302332 gene encoding uncharacterized protein LOC119302332 isoform X4 gives MAGGRAWGRWQRLDEVVHRRGMAAKLVPPTAALEPRRLSLQWHREHGGDRGCWTVGARRGGPCLGRRRHLPATRSFADQLEGRILARWLRPSIVSHSGSEDGHSSCHELHSYYYMLKTSCSPYLHHVAHIRSLWRLKSGGCSCLAWWLGAYILDVPLILAAFLTSFGL, from the exons ATGGCGGGCGGCAGAGCGTGGGGTCGATGGCAGCGGCTGGACGAGGTCGTCCACAGGCGAGGAATGGCCGCCAAGCTTGTTCCTCCGACCGCCGCACTGGAGCCCCGGCGGCTGAGCCTGCAGTGGCACCG GGAGCATGGCGGCGACCGGGGCTGCTGGACAGTAGGGGCTCGCCGAGGTGGTCCATGCCTGGGAAGACGGCGACATCTTCCGGCGACAAG ATCCTTTGCAGATCAATTAGAAGGCAGAATTCTTGCTAGGTGGCTCAGGCCAAGCATCGTTTCACATTCAG GAAGTGAAGACGGCCATTCGTCGTGCCATGAGCTCCATTCATATTACTATATGCTTAAAACATCGTGCTCTCCTTATCTACATCATGTG GCTCATATTAGGTCGCTTTGGAGGCTGAAATCAGGTGGCTGCTCATGTCTGGCTTGGTGGCTTGGTGCCTATATTTTAGATGTTCCATTAATCTTGGCTGCTTTTCTCACCAGTTTTGGGCTTTAA
- the LOC119302331 gene encoding alpha-(1,4)-fucosyltransferase-like, with the protein MRAPPMLVRKRINYVAPMLASALILLLLLSGYFELPSITSSLSAQFSPTVPAAGATGSRRFGTALDSVGSRERSAFTSTLAAFSAWDASVGCPRIRAKIGAANATTASAMASITGGAGWGGARCEEMKTRHVGVFVKGWTWIPDSLDGVYTCRCGVSCVWSKAAAVVDRPDALLFEGATPPLQRMKGLPLRVYLDLEASRKPTGFEDIFIGYHANDDLQVTYAGKSFHTSRSYHVSTEKTTDALIYWSSSRCLPHRDKLAEDFLSLVPHHSFGKCLNNVGGPDMALSMYPICSNNGNGSPHWWDHLHCAMSHYKFVLAIENTKTESYVTEKLFYALEAGSVPIYFGAPNVWDFIPPNSAIDASKFSSLKELASYVKALANDPVAYAEYHAWRRCGVLGNFCRTREMSLDTLPCRLCELVSKRGGRSADSF; encoded by the exons ATGCGCGCTCCCCCGATGCTCGTGCGGAAGCGCATCAATTACGTGGCCCCGATGCTCGCCTCCGCCCTCAtcctactcctcctcctctccggctacTTCGAGCTCCCCTCTATAACCTCCTCCCTCTCCGCCCAGTTCTCCCCCACCGTCCCCGCAGCCGGCGCCACTGGGAGCCGCCGCTTTGGGACAGCGCTCGACTCCGTCGGCTCTCGCGAGCGGTCGGCTTTTACGTCCACCCTCGCCGCCTTCAGCGCTTGGGATGCCTCCGTCGGGTGCCCCCGCATCCGCGCCAAGATCGGCGCCGCTAACGCTACGACAGCCTCTGCCATGGCTTCCATCACCGGCGGAGCGGGGTGGGGAGGCGCGAGGTGCGAGGAGATGAAGACGCGGCACGTGGGGGTGTTCGTCAAGGGGTGGACGTGGATCCCCGACTCGCTCGACGGCGTGTACACATGCCGTTGCGGAGTGAGCTGCGTGTGGAGCAAGGCCGCCGCAGTCGTCGACCGCCCCGATGCGCTGCTCTTCGAGGGCGCTACGCCGCCACTGCAG AGAATGAAAGGTCTGCctcttcgtgtttatttggatctgGAGGCTAGCAGGAAACCAACTGGTTTTGAGGACATTTTTATAGGTTACCATGCTAATGATGATTTGCAAGTAACATATGCTGGAAAATCTTTCCACACTAGCCGGAGTTACCATGTATCCACAGAAAAGACAACT GATGCACTTATCTATTGGTCATCTTCAAGGTGTCTTCCTCACAGAGACAAGCTTGCAGAAGATTTCCTCTCATTGGTGCCACACCATTCCTTCGGAAAATGTTTGAATAATGTTGGTGGTCCTGACATGGCACTATCCATGTATCCGATTTGCTCAAACAATGGCAATGGATCACCACATTGGTGGGATCACCTACACTGTGCAATGTCACATTACAAGTTTGTTCTTGCAATCGAGAACACCAAGACAGAAAGTTATGTGACAGAGAAGCTGTTCTATGCGTTGGAGGCTGGGTCAGTGCCAATATACTTTGGTGCACCCAATGTCTGGGATTTCATTCCTCCCAATTCCGCAATTGATGCCTCCAAATTCAGCTCTCTTAAAGAACTGGCATCATATGTGAAAGCACTTGCGAATGACCCGGTAGCGTATGCAGAATACCATGCATGGAGGCGATGTGGTGTTCTCGGCAACTTTTGCAGGACACGTGAAATGAGCCTTGATACACTGCCTTGCCGACTCTGCGAACTAGTTAGCAAGAGAGGTGGTAGAAGTGCAGACTCATTTTGA